A region of the Denticeps clupeoides chromosome 12, fDenClu1.1, whole genome shotgun sequence genome:
atatatatatatatatatatatatatatatatatacacacacacacacacacacacacacacacacacacacacacacacacacacacacacacacacacacacacatatatatatatacacacacacacacacacacagttgcaaGGAAGTGCATCCCCAGAAGACATTGAAGGAAGGGCCCAAAGGGGACACTGAGCGAGGCACCACTGACAAGCATCACCAGACATCAaaggacaggaggaggaggacgttcTCATGTGGAGAGGAGGCCGGCCAGgcagtgacatttttatttttgtagagGTATTTTATGTCAAGACCACAAAGAGGTTCGGTCCTGACGATGAATATGACTTTGTGGATAATGCAAATGACCATCGGTATTTGAATCAGGACCTGACTCCTTGTGGCTAAAATGGCTGAACTGGGGTATGGATGTGTGATTAAGCTTCCTGTGGAATTTGATCACAGTCGCATTTACTTAGCCTTTAGACGCATTCTGTCTGAAATCCAGAACGTTGTCCTGTGCACACTGAGTCCTCTGTGATAAAATATTCCCCACCTGAAACAGTCCAAGTTCAGTTATTTGGGGGGGATTCTCCAACGTAATGCTAAAGAATGAACTTTTTATTGCCTTGGTAGAGACTGGTATTGTTCTGGATTTGTGAGGCGAcagttaccatggcaacattGACTGGGGTGCGTGTGCTATGATGGGACCGAATCCGCACTTAACTGTCACAAACCCTGTAGTCACTGTGCAAAATGCTATTCATGACAAACAATTGCCGTTTCTTTACTGTGTTGTCACGGGTGTACACACCTTTTTAATAACCCATTAATAACccattgtctttattttcatcttgTTATCTTGAGATAACAACTTACATTTCAGAAGCAATTATGTTTTTCTTGAGGCCTTTTGAAATGTATGATTGAATGCATTCGGTTTTCTTATTCTCCCTGGGACTAGTgaaaattctgattggctggtaactTTAAAAATCTGCCTGCCACATTTGCTGGTAATGAGATAAAGTTCGTGCAGAGCCCTGTCCAGACAGCTTGAACCAAGTCGTCAGGATTTTGAGAATAAGAAATTTATTACAGTGTCTACACAGACTCCATCAGTGACAAGGTTCGATAAGTGCAAATATAGATCAAGATTAGAGGTGTGAATCTCCGATAATTTATCCGATACGATAAACGATAATGTAGTGTTGTAGATCTcgggacactcagagactgttaagttcagcttttcctccattcttggtttgtttgtgtgttttgaagtggcagaaagaacactaaCCCACTTTTATTCTATTGGTCGTGCAAAAATACGTTGCATGGCGTGACCACGGTGACCACGGACAAGGCTGTCAAGGGCCACGCCATAGAGCGTGAAACTCCTACCTGGAGCGGCattgtactcagatcaggccgtcACAGTCACTAACAGCACAATTTTttaaacaagaatttttataccaCCGCTTGGTAGAAGACCTGCTCTTGGGTGCTGGGTCAGTGGGTGCTCTGGTGGTGGGCGCTCTGGTTTTCTTATTTACACTATTGCCACTATTCTagacattaataaaaatgcacttGACAAAATGAcgaaatatatttttcttacaGAGAGTTCATACTCAAGAATTTCTCCAGGTGTCATTAAGGAACATAGTTGCACTCAGGTTATTTGTTGTTGCATCATTTTATATACCGACcagtcataacattatgaccattgACAGGTTAAGTAAGACATATTAGggatgaaaatgttttatccTTGAAATTGATCTGCAAATAGAAAACCAAATGGACAGGCCCGAGGATTTGAACAGAACTGGCAAGAAACAAATTGGGCCATTGCATCTCCAAAACCGCTGCTATTGTGGTCAGCAGTGGTCAGGATCTACCAAAAGTGGTTTTTCAGACAGAAAGGTGTCAGCAGACACAGTGCACCACAATTCATTTTGTGCAGGGCTGACAGGTCCTTTTCCTTGGTCAGTCTGCCATTTTCAAGTCATATTGCAAGTTGCCATACGAGGATTCTAAATGTGTTGAGAAAATCTAATCTTAATAAAACACCTCGCACAGGGATCAGAATTCCAAAATTCTATTTTACTCATGGTAGAAAAGGAAAAGCTCCAGACACCATGCTTTGGCATACGTAATGACGCCTTTTACTATTCCCACCTCCCTTGCCTGGCGTCTGAATCCCAGCCTTTGGTCATAAGACAGTTTGTCCAATGTGCTATAAAGTGCTTTGGTTATGCCGTTGCTCTCTCCATTGTAAGAAAAAGTTTCAGGACGTTACATCAGCGCCTGACGTCCCGCGCCACCCTGGACGGCATTCATCTGTCACCCCGGTGCAGCCGGCCTTCCGGACTGTGGCCACGGATGATGATGGCAGCAGAGGAGACCCTGTTTTACTCACGGGGAACGAGTTATAATGCATATGGACTTGGGTTCAATTTGGGTCACTTTGCTGCTGTCAAGTTTCATTGCATTATTCTGGGCTTTGGTGGCAAAACTGCGAGATGAAATGGGTTTTTATGCCTGTGGTCGGTATgaaattcttcttcttttttttcatttcctgccTGCAAAGACGATCATTTATTACTCTCACAGACAGctttttgtttgtgtctttgttttgCTAGATTCTTTCTGGAAATCCTGTTTCAGTAATGGGGGTTGATTCTATACGGTTTACCCCAGTGCCCAGCGGGTTGACAAATCACATGCAATAAATCAAATTCGCTCTCATTAAGACGTGTCTGTAAACTGAATCATTTCAGCCATCTTTGTGAGACAAAGAAACGGTTTCCACcagattaaaacacatttacaaacatATCTGGTGTTAGCTGAATGAACATATGATCTGAACAactgttgtactgacattagttacagtttttagtttttatttccatATAGGACAGGACATATTTATAGTGTGAGGTAGTTCATGATAAGCTGTGGTTGGTCTGATGAAATTTGTTAGAATATTTAAGTGattttaatctaatctaatcttggACTTAATTTATTACCTAAAAAACACTAGCCTACATACATTGATGATATGTTTTTAATGCCCATTTTGAACACTGTTCTTTGATGGATTATATATGCATGGTGTGGTTTATAGAGAGGTAtcagtctcaggttcaaaccccactcactaccactgtgtccctgagcaagacacttaaccctgagtgtctccagggggataaagtgtccctgtaactactgattgtaagtcgctctggataagggcgtccgataaatgccataaatgtaaatgtggcaaGGTCTGATCTGGTAAATGTGGAATGTTAAAACAACAGTCACTGTATATGTGTTCatattattttctatttcttttaaatttctgttttgttctgaCTTTGCTTGTAAtgacaattttattttgaaaatgttatattacatattatgcAATATATATAGGGGCGTTGGTGGCCTAGTGACTAAccaaatggacccgtaatcagaaggtttcgtcgtgtgcactgtgtgctatgttgtgtatcacaataactttcacttcactttcacttcacatattatataatgttttattaaatattttatcatattaaaccaaaagcagcaaaatgtcacaaattatTTGGGCTCTCAAAATGGACATGTGTcatgcagggagcacaagaGTGGCAACCAACAACCATTGTTTCTCACTCACTTAATCCATTAATGGGAAACGTTGGTAGTGGAAATCTGCGTAACGGAGGCGGGTGGGTTAATGGGCAGAAGAGGGCCTGACATTCAGACCACACCCTGCTTCACCGACACTTTTCTGTACACACCCCATTTACACCCCAAGAGAGGTCGAGAGGGAGagcgcgcgagagagagagagaagagagggagggtgCCGGTTGAGGtggttgtagtagtagtagttctGACTGTAGGAAGAAGCATTTCTCTTCATGTGAGGATGAGCAAGGACCACAGAGACTCTTCTTGCAAGCTGGGGCTGGACTTCCCTTTTTGCCTGTAAATGTGTATGGTCATATTTGCTCCGGTAAGTTGCTTCAAATCGATCATTGGTTGTGGAATTCTGGCAATTGCATGTTGTTTCCTCTTACAATACAGTGTTTTACTGCATGGAAAAGCagtatgtgtctttttttaaaaatgcactaTGTTTCTCCACACCCAGTACCTGTGCTGCTCtaagaaaaatgcagaattaTCTGGAACTGTGCATTTTGTCAGTAAGTGATGCAGGAATCGTGGGAATGTTGTGcctcttgtgtttttgctgtgcGCTTcactctcttctttttttttttatgatttcaaATTCCAGCGTGTAGTCTCTGGTCAGATATGAGCGTGCAGCGATAAAACACTGCAACAGGTCCAATCCCTTGGCACGGCAGCCCCCGCCACCCCACCTGCTTAAACTGCAGGACTGGTGGCAGCGAGATTGTCGTGGACTCGGGGCGTCTTTATCAGGGTCACAGACCCTGGGTTTATCCCAGGGTACACAACGGACACAGAATCTGATCATCATTGAACATGTTCTTATTATTGACCTCTGAAGGTATTAAAGCCACCAGTTCCCTTGTGCTCAGTCCCTATGTGCGAGCCGTGCCCCTCTGAGTCACCTCCCAGTCCTCATTAGACACGCGCTCCACCATTGTCCCGCCACATTAGCAGTTCTGCCAATAGCATGTGCAGCTCCCCCGTTTCCTTTTCCACAAATACTTCCCCTTGTTTGGGACGTTAATGTTTTATAATTGGAttccgtgtgctgtggtgtgctGAGTAATGAAGCCAAGGGAGAAGAGCCCTCCTGAGGTAACCCAGGGCAACAATGCAGTTGGGTCTatgaagtacttttttttttttaagaccatCTCCGAACATGACAGCAGgggccagacagacagaccgaggCCTGATTCATAGTTCCAGTCAATGGCCAGTGTTCCTCATGTCATGCGTAGGTCAGGGAACAATGTGCAGCCAGTGGTCCTCCATCTCATACCAACTCATTTAGCCCCAATTTCATAATCCCATTAAAGAAAGACATGCAGCCAGACCAGAATGGGGATGGCTTAtctatgcatttaaaaaaaaaaaaacatgtagcaTCTTCGAAACTCTACTTGTGTTTTCTTCTGTGTGTTCCTGCTTCTACTTAATTGTAAAACAGGTCAGTGACAGTGATTTTCTGATGTTTGTTCAATACTAGTATGGAACGTAATAAAACAGGATTACTTTAGTTGCTCTGTATGTTGTGCCAAAAGTGTTTATTAAAGATGTGGTAATTTCAATATCTGCTAACTGCATTATTTGACCGTTGGTTAATATCTGGTTGTGGTTGCGACCAGCGCTGTTGAGACTGCCGGGACGTCGTGATGCATTAATAATATGATTCTCTTGAAACAAGTGAGTCCAGTGGGTTTAATTTTGCACGTATGATCACCGAAAGACCTTTTCTCTCCCCGTCCGCAGCTTTTTGCCATCTTTGCGTTTGCAACATGCGGAGGCTACACAGGGCAGCTGCGGGTTAGCGTGGACTGTGTCAACAAGACGGACAGCAACCTCAGCATCAGCATCAACTTCGCCTACCCCTTCAGGTACGACCGGCGCCGGGCCGACGCCACCCGGTGAACTGTACAATCAAAGCAGGATGGCAGCCAGTTCCGTATCATCAAGTGGCACAGTTACGGTGACATTAATCAGATGACACAAATCCTAAGGCTACACGGAAGTGGTGAAATTTGTATAATTGTGATTTAAATTGCCTTTTTATGATCTGGCCTCTTTTTCTGTCGGTAATCTTGATGTGTGAAGGTAAGAGGGTTCTCGCAATGTTGCATTGTTGATGTGCTGCATCTTGGACACTTCAGCCTAGAGAAAGTGCGGGGAAATGTCCCGTGCGACCTGTCCCCCCCTGCAGTCAAATAGCGGGGATAACGTGGCTCTTTGAAGCTCTCCTCAGATCTCTGTGGCTTTGAGAGCTGATAAAATAAAAGTCTGCTGTTGGCGGCAAGCGATGAGGCTGAACTGCAGATCTTCTCCCCGAAGTGATGAAATTCACGCGCGCAGGAGAAAGACGATCTCCCACACAATTGGCAAATATGACGTTGGATGAATTTATTGGATTTCTCaactgctgctggtgctgcggTCTAGTAGATGTGGAGCCCCAGGGGAGGGACATGAAGGGGGAAGAAATTgactgtgacatttttttgcatgatcCTGGATGACTTTTGCACTTTTATTCCAAAagattttaatgaaaatgtatcgtttcttcttttttttttttgtctttttccatGTTCCTTCCAGGACTCTGTAGGTCTTCATCGTGTCCTTATTTTCCTCCTTGATGTTCTTTCTGTCCAAGGTTGCACCAGGTCTCTTTCGAAGCCCCTGTTTGTGAAGGAAGGAGGAACGAGCGCGTTTTTCTCACGGGGGACTTCTCCTCTTCGGCCGAGTTCTTTGTCACCATCGCTGTCTTCGCGTTCCTGTACTCCCTCCTGGCGACCGTGGTCTACATCTTCTTCCAGGACAAGTACCGTGAGAACAACAGAGGGCCTTTGATTGTGAGTACAAAGGAAACCACGATCACCTCAGCCGGTGTTACTGGTTGTTTTATTGATGGTCCATCGTCCCCCTCATGGCTGCAGGACTTCATTGTGACAGTGGTCTTCTCCTTCGTGTGGCTGGTCGGCTCATCCGCCTGGGCAAAGGGCCTCTCTGACGTTAAGGTTGCAACCGACCCTGATGAGGTTGTCCTGCTCATGTCCGCCTGCAAAGCGCCGGCCAACAAGTGTGGATCCGTGTACGGCCCCATCTGGTCCGGCCTCAACACCTCCGTGGTGAGTCCTAGTCCTCATGCTTCAGTCTTAAAATGAATTTATCATAATCAGATGTGGTCCAGAAAGGTGCTATAATGGTCAGAGGTGTGAACTTATCAGTACCTCAATTATTGGTCAATCACGATGCGtcccatcaatttttttttacattacgttacattatgttttcaaatacgtcGGTGCGAGGAGAGTCACGGCCTCGTTCACATGGACATTTtcatggcgtcaggtgagcgttTGCTGATCGTAATGCTGATCGCTGTTCTGTTCATTGGAGCAAATGAAAGTGTCCACATGGGCGTTCAGCACCAGTGTTTAGTCGGCTGCGTGTTCGGATGGTGTCAAATACGCGctacatgcaacattttctttgGGTCCATTTCTGCCGAAACCCAGACGAATGTTAAACAGTGTCAAGCTCACTGTTTTCTTGCGAGCGTAGAAAACAGACGGacatggggcggtggtggcctagcggttaaggaagcggcctcgtaatcagaaggttgccggttcgaaccccgatccaccaaggtgccattgaggtgccactgagcaaagcaccgtccccacacactgctccccgggtgcctgtcatggctgcccactgctcaccaagggtgatggttaaatacagaggacaaatttcgttgtgtcactgtgtgctctgctgcagtgtttcacaatgacaatcacttaactacataaaaaaataaaatggagggAGGAGAAAGGATCATCCACCCACTGTTACCGGATTGAATGTTATTTTGGGACCAGCAAGCCAATTCTTATTTAAGCAGTTGTGGCTGATAGTTTCCGcatttttgtgtgcatttttgctGAAACAACTTAGCTAGGAGAGGAGAAAtgttacaggctcctcccatttttaatTAGACATAATAAAATTTCATCTTCAGAATAATGAAGTAAAGATAGTAAtaatttcctgattgttttaTTCCTCTAAATTCGGAAGACATGCTTGATGTGATGAATGCAAACATGCCTTGAACTCTGTGTAGGTTATAGCGCAATGTCTTACTATTTTGCAGGTCTTTGGATACCTAAACTTTGTCCTCTGGGCAGGAAACATCTGGTTTGTTTTTAAAGAGACTGGGTGGCACAAGCCAGGCACACAGAGGTACCCAGCTTCGGCTTCAGAAAAGCAGACGACAAACTTCAACCAGCAGCCGTCCTTTAACCAGGGCAGCTTCGACCAGTCGGGCGGGGCCTACAGCCCCCATGGAGGCCTGGGGCAGCCGTCAGATTATCGCCAGGGGGGAGGGCCAACCTCGTTCTCCAATCAGATGTGATCTGCAAAGCAGGACCAAGTTTTGATGCAGGGAATCAGGCAATCTGTCACTGGTGTCACACAACTGAAAGGTGACATCGGGAGCGCATTTAGCCACTAAGGCATTTAAACCCTTATATAACATTCTATGATATCGTTCTTAGAGCAGTTTCATTAAATTGGGTGAGTCGCAAGAATGGTTTCAGATTTACAAACCATTAAAGGGATCAGAACCCAAACCACTGAtgcaatttcatttttcattttgactATTTCAATGACCTTATGAACATCTGAATGATCTTATGAACAAAACTCTGAAATTCGtcttaaaataacaataatgttaATGGAGATAAACCACAAGTCACCcaaaaaataaactaataaaagcatttttcaaTTTTACTTAGGTAAAGGcagtttatattttaattattctcCATAGCCATAAACACAAAGCAGCAATTCATCTCCAGCAAttgctgcattttatttacaattatGTATAGAAATTGTGAGCCTTGCAATTTTGTTCACCCACTTGgaatttgatttttaaaaattgtaaagaaaaatagcaaaaatgctGATGCAACGTGACATAttgtatatgaaaaaaatatagtaGTAGATTATAGATCTCTTTTTTGGGCGTTTTGTGACCAGTGCTATGACCTTCATCAATGGTTTGCACTGTTGTGGATGGAACGAAAGTTGTAGTTCAGATTTTTATGATTTCTAAGGTTAAATCTACATGTAACTAAGTGCATGAAGTTGTGCAATTCAAGTTCTTAATGCCTGTttgtgaaaataattttattcagcTTTCTGGGgttgatattttattatattatcctACACTATAAAGTCCTTGATATATTTTTCCTAAAATAAACTCTTTTGAGACTTTATTGTTTTAATCAGTATAGAGAACACAAATATCTCATTCTCTCATCGATGGtagaatattttaatttagtttgATAACAATGTTGAGTGAACTTTGACCCCTACAGTTTACAGCCTTTTGTTAACATTATGTCACAGTTCAAAACTCTGCCTCTATTAAAGTGAAATGCACTAATTGCTTCTGGATCTTGTGGGGGTCTAACAAATTACTAAAATATGTACCAAAAACTATACCATGTAAAAATTAACAGATTTGTTTTACCTACACATACAATGTCCCTTTTTaagaataatttatttgtattgatGGTGCAACCTTATTACGAAACTTGCCAGCATGTTTCTATGTTTCattgaaatcattaaaaaaagaaaatgaatataCTGTTGTTGCTCTGCGGTATGTGTTATCTAATGTGAACAAGTCAGAGTCTATATTTGTATTCTGGTTCTAATTATTGGGTGTTAATGACATCCTGTATGCATTTCAAGTAACGTTACTAAAGCTGTTGAATAAATACTGATGATGTTGAAAATGTGTCTCACATTATTTTTACTCCCTCTGGTCGAACTTTTGATGAACATTCTCCACATAGGGGAGCAGAATGGAGCCATGATTATCTTCACTTTTTGGACTGGAAGCAGGTGGGCAGTGTAACCTCTCAGTGGGTCATCACTACTTAAGTATTTAAACCCATGCAAGTCCGAATATGCAGAATTAAGGGCCTGGATATACTAGTGCATTTCCAAAATTGGGACAAAAATATCACTTATTTTTGCAATTGAAGtataatttattatatagcAAAATATGTTTGTCATGGTGGGGAAAAAGGAAGATGAAGCATGGGAATTTAGTAAATTATATAGGGCACAGGGGTCCTCACACAGACAACAGACAGACAAGGCAATCAGGGAATCATAAGTAAaagcaaacatgaaactctACAGATTGGACGCAACTGACTCAGTCCTGTGGTCAGTCGTGACACCCTGGCTCTTGTTAGGACATCGCAGGTTCCCTCCTATTCTTGGATTCCTAGCAGGGTCACACATCGTGgagttgtaaaaacaaatatgCCACCGTGCCTCAAAAGGAAATTCACGGGACGAGGCTGTGGACATCAGTTGTTTGCTGTCCTCCCAATGTTCTTTGGACATGCTGGTATTGTGCCTTAGGAGTTAGTTACCATCCTAATCCGGACATTTTCCAGTactccggaccagagtttctaTGCTGCCTTGTCTTGTGCTCCCTGATTGCCTTGATTGTGTTAATCGCtccttattattataaatgtgtcctcgttgtggcaggggtggcctagcagttaaggaagcggccccgtaatcagaaggttgccggctcgaatcctgagccgccaaggtgccactgagcaaagcactgtcgcCACACActgtgcttgtcatggctgcccactgcttactcagggtgatggggttaaatgcagaggacaaatttcactgtgtgctgtgctgctgtgtatcacatgtgacaatcacttcactttttttttttcatttgtcttttattctTGTTTCATGTTGTTTAATTTGTAGTAAATTGTTCGTGAATTGGGCGTTTGTGTTCATTCCTTCCCGCCGTGCGTCTGTGACATTGTTTTATGttgaaatacagaaatacactATCTTGAATGATTAGAATATTACCTGGGTTCGATCAAAATGGTATTCACAGACTAGACGACTCTAGTCGATGTTGGCTGAACACGACACAACTCCATTTTCAACCTTCTCTTCGCTGGGAGGCGGGCACGCCTATTGTCCCTCAGACTGGGACACATCGACCCGGTCGCAGAAGCAGACCCAGTTCAGTTCTGACCCAATGTTCCCACGTCAACTCGGCACCCTGACTTCCTTTCCAGCACGTCTCGGTGCCATTACCATAGTGACGGTGATCTGTGCCACAGTAAGTTGTCCCGGTCGCCTTTGTCAGTCTGTCTGAGGGATCTGACGTTCTGTGCCAGAACACATTAGAGGCTGGTTGCCTTTTGTCTTGTGGTGAACGGAGGAGAGCAGAAAGTTGTGTCGGCTTTTTCGTGAAACACAAGGACAACTGAAACAAGTTCATGCATTATTTTCAGCGGCAGGTACCTTGGCACAACTCGTGAAAGGAGTTGACATGGATGAGCTGCCCAGATGTAGATGTGGAGGCATGTAAATAGTGGTGGTGCTCAGAGGGGAAGGAAGCGGGGAGGACGCGCTTCCCATCTACAAATGAAAGCAGGAGAGTTCGGCCCCAAAGGTCCAaccaaaatgcagttttaagCACATCATACCCCCCTTATACCACATGTGAGATGATAGCATCCTCCAAATTGAAGAATTTAGGGTGTTTCTCAATGGCAGGACTTGTTGGGCCCTTCAAAGAttcaaaaaacccacaatg
Encoded here:
- the synpra gene encoding synaptoporin isoform X2 gives rise to the protein MCMVIFAPLFAIFAFATCGGYTGQLRVSVDCVNKTDSNLSISINFAYPFRLHQVSFEAPVCEGRRNERVFLTGDFSSSAEFFVTIAVFAFLYSLLATVVYIFFQDKYRENNRGPLIDFIVTVVFSFVWLVGSSAWAKGLSDVKVATDPDEVVLLMSACKAPANKCGSVYGPIWSGLNTSVVFGYLNFVLWAGNIWFVFKETGWHKPGTQRYPASASEKQTTNFNQQPSFNQGSFDQSGGAYSPHGGLGQPSDYRQGGGPTSFSNQM
- the synpra gene encoding synaptoporin isoform X1, whose product is METANQIASVGTFQVLKLPLGFIRVLEWLFAIFAFATCGGYTGQLRVSVDCVNKTDSNLSISINFAYPFRLHQVSFEAPVCEGRRNERVFLTGDFSSSAEFFVTIAVFAFLYSLLATVVYIFFQDKYRENNRGPLIDFIVTVVFSFVWLVGSSAWAKGLSDVKVATDPDEVVLLMSACKAPANKCGSVYGPIWSGLNTSVVFGYLNFVLWAGNIWFVFKETGWHKPGTQRYPASASEKQTTNFNQQPSFNQGSFDQSGGAYSPHGGLGQPSDYRQGGGPTSFSNQM